Below is a genomic region from Hylemonella gracilis.
CAGATGCCGGCCAGGGCCAGCCCCTGGCTGCGGGCACGGGTCATGGCTTCCTGCACGGCCAACTCACAGGCGGGAAAGGACAGGCCGTCGCCCGCGTCCACCAGCACGGTGGCGGGTTTGGACGCCAGCACCCGGGGCAGGGCCTGGCCATCGACCCGACCGCTGCGCAGGTGGGACGCGTAGAAAGGAATGCGTGAGACCCCGTGCGTGGCCAGCCCTTGGGCGTCGGCGGCGACGAGGGCGCGAGCGGTGGTACGGGCTTGGTGGGCATTGGCGCCGGCGGCGCGCAGGGCAGATTCAGCCAGGGATTCGAGTTCGGCGAGAGAGATCACGCCGCATCTTAACCAAGCAGGACTGCATAATCATTCGAAACCGTCCGCGCGCCGATCCGCCACGGCCTCCGGCGCGGCCAGCATCTCGATCAGCGCGCGCGCGGCCTGGGGCTGCTCGGAACGCGCGGTGATGGCGGCGGTGTAGATCGTCGCGAGCTCGAAACTCTTGGGCAGCACGCCGGCGCACTGCAGGCCGGGCGTGGCCAGGATCTCGGTCATGTGGGTGCAGACCAGCACGCCCTGGGCCTCGGCCTCCTGGGCTTCACTCAGGGCCTGCAGGGCGGCGCTCCCGTTGTTGAAGAATCGCAGCTTGGGTGCCAACTCGGGCATCAGCCCCAGGCGCTGAAAGACCTGCATGAGGTGGGTACCGGCGCGGGTCTTGGCGGGATCGGCGAAATAGATGGCACGCGCGGCCAGCAGCGCATCCTTGAAGGCGCCGGGTGTTTCCAGGCAGGGCACGGGTGCGCCCGTCTTCACCGCCACGCCAGTGCGCACCAAGCCGAGGGCACGCGCGCTGTCCGGCAGAACCCGACCGGCCACGACGAGCTCCTCGATCAGGGCCTGGGTCAGGATGAGCACGTCGCAAGCCTCGCCCGCGAGCAGGCGATCGCGCATCAGGCCCACCGCGCCGAAGCGCGCTTCAATCGTACGTCCGGTGTGTTGATGAAAATCCTCACGCAGCCTTGCAA
It encodes:
- a CDS encoding molybdate ABC transporter substrate-binding protein; protein product: MGALHVLSGGAARGLIARLREDFHQHTGRTIEARFGAVGLMRDRLLAGEACDVLILTQALIEELVVAGRVLPDSARALGLVRTGVAVKTGAPVPCLETPGAFKDALLAARAIYFADPAKTRAGTHLMQVFQRLGLMPELAPKLRFFNNGSAALQALSEAQEAEAQGVLVCTHMTEILATPGLQCAGVLPKSFELATIYTAAITARSEQPQAARALIEMLAAPEAVADRRADGFE